One genomic window of Bradyrhizobium sp. CCGE-LA001 includes the following:
- a CDS encoding type I secretion system permease/ATPase, which translates to MMDFGRRGAFPPPANLIKIPLLHISELWAGGRQRAENAELRTSRLVDWAKRPIEALRQRIFTGRRRPADDYDDSQSELSAFLRSCRRIFWALAAFSGMSNLLMLTGSFFMLQVYDRVLPGRSIPTLIALMVLATVLYLFQGGLDLIRSRISARVGRYFDEMLGARVFDALVRLPLKTRADGDGLQPVRDLDQVRSFLSSGGPTALFDLPWMPIYLGVCFLFHFWIGVTALAGALVLVGITILTEARTRGPAKATSRLAVSRTALVLEGRRNAEVLQAMGMRQQAAMRWRDANAKYLAAQERASDVANGLGGASKIFRAILQSLVLAVGAVLVINQESTAGIIIAGSILTARALAPVEMAIANWKGFVAARQSGQRLDHLLKLLPEEQERLALPAPVETLTAEHLYVGAPNCERPTLSEVSFQLRSGQAVGIIGPSGSGKSTLARALVGVWPCVRGRIRLDNAALDHWSSDALGKHIGYLPQDVELFDGSIAMNIARFDQQATAAAVLEASHSAGAHDLILSLPDGYSTKIGEGGLALSAGQRQRIGLARAFYGKPFLVVLDEPSSNLDAEGEEALTEAIMNVRRRGGIVAVVAHRPKALEAVDHVLCLGDGRVQSFGKKEEVLNKVLRNPVPLKVVGEAQGGGR; encoded by the coding sequence ATGATGGACTTCGGACGGCGGGGGGCATTCCCCCCGCCTGCTAATCTCATTAAAATTCCACTTCTTCACATATCAGAGCTCTGGGCGGGTGGACGGCAGCGGGCGGAAAACGCCGAACTGCGGACATCGCGACTGGTCGATTGGGCAAAGCGCCCGATCGAAGCTCTGCGGCAGCGAATATTCACCGGTCGACGGCGGCCGGCGGATGACTATGACGATTCGCAGTCGGAGCTGTCGGCCTTCCTGCGGTCTTGCCGCCGGATTTTCTGGGCGCTCGCGGCCTTCAGCGGGATGAGCAATCTCCTCATGCTCACCGGTTCGTTCTTCATGCTGCAAGTGTATGACCGGGTGCTGCCCGGGCGCAGCATACCGACACTGATCGCCTTGATGGTCCTGGCGACGGTGCTTTACCTGTTTCAGGGTGGGCTCGACCTCATCAGGAGCAGGATAAGTGCCCGGGTCGGGCGGTATTTCGATGAAATGCTCGGCGCTCGCGTTTTCGACGCGCTTGTTCGTCTGCCTCTCAAGACCAGGGCAGATGGCGACGGCTTGCAGCCGGTGCGGGATCTTGATCAGGTCCGCAGCTTCCTGTCGAGCGGCGGGCCGACGGCGCTGTTTGATCTGCCCTGGATGCCGATCTATCTCGGCGTCTGCTTCCTCTTTCACTTCTGGATCGGCGTCACTGCGCTGGCCGGCGCGCTGGTGCTTGTCGGTATTACGATCCTCACCGAAGCTCGAACCCGAGGGCCGGCAAAGGCAACCTCGCGTCTGGCCGTATCGCGAACTGCCCTTGTGCTCGAGGGGCGGCGGAATGCCGAAGTCTTGCAGGCCATGGGCATGCGCCAGCAGGCGGCGATGCGTTGGCGCGATGCCAACGCGAAGTACCTCGCGGCGCAAGAGCGGGCCAGCGATGTCGCGAACGGACTCGGTGGCGCCTCGAAGATCTTCCGGGCAATCCTGCAATCGCTGGTCCTGGCCGTCGGGGCCGTCCTCGTCATCAACCAGGAATCGACTGCCGGCATCATCATTGCCGGATCGATCCTCACCGCGCGGGCACTGGCGCCCGTCGAGATGGCCATTGCGAACTGGAAAGGCTTCGTCGCTGCACGGCAGTCGGGACAGCGGCTCGATCACTTGCTGAAGCTTCTGCCCGAAGAGCAGGAGCGGTTGGCGCTGCCTGCGCCCGTTGAAACCCTCACCGCCGAGCATCTTTATGTCGGCGCTCCGAACTGCGAGAGGCCCACCCTCAGCGAAGTGTCATTCCAGCTTCGGAGCGGGCAGGCGGTCGGAATCATTGGTCCAAGCGGGTCCGGCAAGTCGACGCTGGCACGTGCGCTGGTTGGGGTGTGGCCGTGCGTTCGAGGCCGGATCCGGCTCGACAATGCCGCCCTCGATCATTGGTCTTCGGACGCCCTCGGCAAGCACATCGGTTATCTGCCCCAGGATGTCGAATTGTTCGACGGCAGCATTGCCATGAACATTGCAAGATTCGACCAGCAGGCAACCGCCGCCGCTGTTCTTGAAGCCTCACATTCCGCCGGTGCGCACGACCTCATCCTCTCCCTTCCGGACGGATACAGCACGAAGATCGGCGAGGGAGGACTGGCGCTGTCCGCCGGGCAGCGGCAGCGCATCGGGCTTGCGCGCGCGTTTTACGGCAAGCCCTTCCTGGTCGTGCTCGATGAACCCTCGTCCAATCTCGATGCCGAGGGCGAGGAGGCCTTAACCGAGGCGATCATG